A region of Streptomyces halobius DNA encodes the following proteins:
- a CDS encoding flavin-containing monooxygenase, producing MDIAAAPSAAHPVDAVVVGAGLSGLYQLHRLRELGLTTVVFEAGDDIGGTWYWNRYPGARCDVESLSYSYSFSPELDQEWEWSERYASQPEILRYIHHVADRFDLRRDVTLRTRVTRAAYDEDRHVWRVSTDTGRTVTARFVVLASGCMSVPKDPGVPGAGSFTGAVYYTARWPREEVSFTGKRVAVIGTGCSGVQAIPVIAEEAAALTVFQRTPAYALPAHNRPLRGTEIAELKARYPEFRRAQRLSRGGTVFEPPTRSALEADEAERRAAYEAAWGSGLLSGLLRTYTDILTDEKANETVAEFVRSKIRSIVTDPATAELLSPRTFPFATKRPCLDTGYYATYNRPHVTLVDLRTTPIETITPRGIRTSDGREHALDAIVFATGFDALTGSQLAVDIVGKGGVTLREKWADGPRNHLGLVSAGFPNLFTVLGPLSPSVLTNIAVSLEQQVEWITDCIAHLRRNGLTEIDAAPAAEADWGAHVAELAARTLYPAVASWYTGANIPGKPLVFLAYAGGLDRYREECDAVARSGYTGFILSATSSS from the coding sequence ATGGACATCGCCGCCGCCCCTTCCGCCGCCCATCCGGTCGACGCCGTCGTCGTAGGGGCCGGGCTCTCCGGCCTCTACCAGCTCCACCGGCTGCGTGAACTCGGTTTAACGACGGTGGTCTTCGAGGCCGGTGACGACATCGGCGGGACCTGGTACTGGAACCGGTACCCCGGGGCCCGCTGCGACGTCGAGAGCTTGTCGTACTCCTACTCCTTCTCCCCGGAACTGGACCAGGAATGGGAGTGGAGCGAGCGCTACGCGTCCCAGCCGGAGATCCTGCGCTACATCCACCACGTCGCCGACCGCTTCGACCTGCGCAGGGACGTCACGCTGCGCACCCGCGTCACCCGCGCCGCGTACGACGAGGACCGTCACGTCTGGCGGGTCTCCACGGACACCGGACGGACCGTCACCGCCCGGTTCGTCGTACTGGCCTCGGGCTGCATGTCGGTCCCCAAGGACCCCGGCGTCCCCGGGGCCGGCAGCTTCACGGGCGCCGTCTACTACACCGCCCGCTGGCCGCGCGAAGAGGTCTCCTTCACCGGCAAGCGGGTCGCCGTGATCGGAACCGGATGCTCCGGTGTCCAGGCCATCCCCGTCATCGCCGAGGAGGCGGCCGCACTCACCGTCTTCCAACGCACCCCGGCCTACGCGCTGCCGGCCCACAACCGCCCGCTGCGTGGCACGGAAATCGCGGAACTCAAGGCCCGATACCCGGAGTTCCGGCGAGCCCAGCGGCTGTCCAGGGGTGGTACCGTCTTCGAGCCGCCGACCCGGTCGGCCCTGGAGGCGGACGAGGCGGAGCGCAGAGCCGCCTACGAGGCAGCCTGGGGCTCGGGCCTGCTGAGCGGCCTGCTGCGCACCTACACCGACATCCTGACCGACGAGAAGGCCAACGAGACCGTGGCCGAGTTCGTACGGTCCAAGATCCGGTCGATCGTCACCGACCCGGCGACGGCCGAACTGCTCTCCCCACGCACGTTCCCGTTCGCCACCAAGCGTCCCTGCCTGGACACCGGCTACTACGCCACCTACAACCGGCCACACGTGACGCTGGTGGACCTGCGCACGACGCCGATCGAGACGATCACGCCCCGGGGCATCCGGACCTCGGACGGCAGGGAGCACGCCCTCGACGCGATCGTCTTCGCCACCGGCTTCGACGCCCTGACCGGCTCCCAGCTCGCCGTCGACATCGTGGGCAAGGGCGGCGTGACGCTCCGGGAGAAGTGGGCGGACGGCCCGCGGAACCACCTGGGGCTCGTCTCGGCCGGCTTCCCCAATCTCTTCACCGTCCTCGGGCCCCTCAGCCCGTCCGTGCTCACCAACATCGCGGTGTCCCTGGAACAGCAGGTGGAGTGGATCACCGATTGCATCGCCCATCTGCGGAGGAACGGCCTCACGGAGATCGACGCCGCTCCAGCGGCCGAGGCGGACTGGGGTGCCCACGTGGCGGAGCTCGCCGCCCGGACGCTCTACCCGGCCGTGGCCTCCTGGTACACGGGAGCGAACATACCGGGCAAACCCCTCGTGTTCCTGGCCTACGCGGGCGGGCTGGACCGGTACCGGGAGGAGTGCGACGCCGTGGCCCGGAGCGGTTACACCGGTTTCATCCTCTCTGCCACCTCCTCCTCATAG